In Nostoc sp. GT001, a genomic segment contains:
- a CDS encoding MraY family glycosyltransferase: MNLDNSLKSLGIADPSGTGWLAVVFTFLLAWLVTWRLIPTVRKFALRVGWADQPNARRLNREPLPNAGGLAIYAGVIAALVLASLLRPIELQNVLAQVLTILLGGSILVLVGFIDDQFGLPPSVRLWAQIVTALLLVANGISVKVLFGTPIDSLLSMLLTVLWVVGITNAINLMDGMDGLAGGISFITAMSLLGVAAQFNNRAAAILVLAALGGAALGFLRHNFHPSRIIMGDAGAYFFGYVLAATSILGKLQQNTIYALIPTVLFLLLPVLDTTQVFVRRLLAGNNPLSTPGKDHLHHRLLAWGLSQRNAAFTLWSITLVFNLLAMRIQGMSLAVMLTTASSIILLLGFTVWQRIRQQP; the protein is encoded by the coding sequence ATGAATCTAGACAACTCCCTTAAGTCCCTTGGTATTGCCGACCCTAGCGGCACTGGCTGGTTGGCAGTAGTATTTACGTTCCTCTTGGCTTGGCTTGTAACTTGGCGTTTAATTCCGACAGTACGCAAATTCGCCTTGCGGGTAGGTTGGGCTGACCAACCCAACGCCCGGCGACTCAACCGAGAACCTTTACCCAATGCAGGGGGGCTGGCTATCTACGCGGGCGTGATTGCCGCGCTGGTATTAGCTAGCCTTTTACGACCGATCGAACTCCAAAACGTATTGGCTCAGGTGCTCACTATTCTGTTGGGGGGTTCGATATTAGTCCTTGTGGGCTTTATTGACGATCAATTTGGCTTACCGCCCTCTGTGCGATTGTGGGCGCAAATTGTCACGGCACTTTTGCTGGTAGCTAATGGCATCAGCGTCAAAGTGCTGTTTGGCACTCCCATCGACTCGCTTCTGTCCATGTTGCTAACAGTACTATGGGTAGTAGGGATTACCAACGCCATCAATTTGATGGATGGTATGGATGGCTTGGCAGGAGGAATTAGCTTTATTACCGCCATGAGTTTGTTGGGCGTTGCTGCTCAATTTAACAATCGTGCAGCGGCAATCTTAGTCCTCGCAGCTTTGGGAGGTGCTGCACTAGGATTTTTGCGCCATAATTTCCATCCATCACGCATTATTATGGGTGATGCTGGAGCATACTTTTTCGGTTATGTGTTGGCGGCAACTAGTATTTTAGGAAAACTGCAACAAAACACAATTTATGCGCTAATTCCCACGGTTTTATTTCTATTATTGCCGGTGCTAGACACCACTCAAGTATTTGTGCGACGGCTACTAGCAGGAAATAACCCTCTGAGTACTCCTGGCAAAGACCACCTGCACCACCGCTTACTTGCTTGGGGACTCTCCCAGCGCAATGCTGCGTTTACCCTTTGGTCAATTACCTTAGTTTTCAACTTGCTGGCGATGAGAATACAAGGTATGAGTTTGGCTGTAATGCTGACAACCGCCAGTAGCATTATCCTGCTTTTGGGCTTTACAGTCTGGCAAAGGATACGCCAACAGCCTTAG
- the groL gene encoding chaperonin GroEL (60 kDa chaperone family; promotes refolding of misfolded polypeptides especially under stressful conditions; forms two stacked rings of heptamers to form a barrel-shaped 14mer; ends can be capped by GroES; misfolded proteins enter the barrel where they are refolded when GroES binds), whose protein sequence is MAKIIAFDEESRRALERGVNALADAVKITLGPKGRNVLLEKKFGAPQIVNDGITVAKEIELEDPLENTGARLIQEVASKTKDVAGDGTTTATVLAQALIREGLKNVAAGSNPVSLRRGIDKTIEALVEEIAKIAKPVEGSAIAQVATVSAGNDEEVGQMLAQAMEKVTKDGVITVEESKSLTTELEVVEGMQIDRGYISPYFVTNNERQIVEFENARILVTDKKISSIQDLVPILEKVARSGQPLLIIAEDVEGDALATLVVNKARGVLAVAAIKAPGFGDRRKALLEDIAILTDGQLISEEIGLSLDTAALEALGTARKITIDKESTTIVAGSVTKPEVQKRIGQIRRQLEETDSEYDQEKLQERIAKLAGGVAVIKVGAATETELKDRKLRIEDALNATKAAVEEGIVPGGGTTLIHLAKAVEAIKKTLQNDEERIGADIVERALEAPLRQIADNAGAEGSVIVSKVRDSDFNIGYNAATGEFEDLIAAGIIDPAKVVRSALQNAGSIAGLVLTTEAIVVEKPEKKSAAPAPDMGGMGGMGGMGGMGGMGGMGMF, encoded by the coding sequence ATGGCGAAAATTATTGCATTTGACGAGGAATCTCGGAGAGCTCTAGAAAGGGGTGTTAACGCCCTTGCCGATGCTGTAAAAATCACCTTGGGGCCTAAAGGTCGCAATGTCCTTTTAGAGAAAAAATTTGGCGCACCTCAAATTGTCAACGATGGTATCACTGTTGCCAAGGAAATTGAATTAGAAGATCCTTTGGAAAATACTGGTGCAAGACTCATCCAGGAAGTAGCCTCAAAAACTAAAGATGTCGCTGGGGATGGTACAACCACCGCCACCGTTTTAGCACAAGCCTTAATTCGAGAAGGTTTGAAGAACGTCGCGGCAGGTAGTAACCCTGTTAGCTTGAGACGCGGGATCGACAAAACTATTGAGGCATTGGTAGAAGAAATTGCCAAAATAGCCAAGCCAGTAGAAGGAAGTGCGATCGCTCAAGTTGCCACTGTTTCTGCTGGTAACGATGAAGAAGTTGGCCAAATGTTAGCTCAAGCAATGGAAAAAGTCACCAAAGATGGTGTCATTACCGTTGAAGAATCTAAATCCCTCACAACTGAACTAGAAGTAGTTGAAGGGATGCAGATTGACAGGGGTTATATTTCTCCCTACTTCGTCACCAACAACGAACGGCAAATCGTCGAATTTGAAAACGCCCGAATCTTGGTGACAGATAAAAAAATCAGCAGCATCCAAGATTTAGTGCCGATTTTGGAAAAAGTTGCCCGTTCTGGTCAGCCTTTGCTAATTATTGCTGAAGATGTCGAAGGTGATGCTTTGGCAACTCTGGTGGTGAATAAAGCGCGGGGTGTACTGGCCGTAGCTGCAATTAAAGCACCTGGGTTTGGCGATCGCCGCAAAGCTTTGTTAGAAGATATTGCTATTCTCACCGATGGACAGTTGATTTCGGAAGAAATCGGCTTAAGCTTGGATACCGCTGCTTTAGAAGCACTGGGAACTGCCCGCAAAATCACCATTGACAAAGAAAGCACCACAATTGTCGCTGGCAGTGTCACCAAGCCAGAAGTACAAAAGCGGATTGGTCAAATTCGCAGACAGTTAGAAGAAACTGATTCTGAATACGATCAAGAAAAACTCCAAGAACGCATCGCCAAGCTCGCTGGCGGCGTGGCAGTGATTAAAGTGGGTGCGGCAACCGAAACCGAACTCAAAGACCGGAAACTGCGGATTGAAGACGCGCTGAACGCTACTAAAGCTGCTGTGGAAGAAGGTATTGTTCCTGGTGGTGGCACAACCTTGATTCACTTAGCTAAGGCGGTAGAAGCGATTAAAAAGACCTTGCAAAATGACGAAGAAAGAATTGGGGCTGATATTGTCGAACGAGCGCTAGAAGCCCCCTTGCGCCAAATAGCAGACAACGCTGGTGCGGAAGGTTCTGTGATTGTCTCGAAAGTTCGGGATAGCGACTTCAACATTGGCTACAACGCCGCTACTGGCGAATTTGAAGACTTGATTGCTGCTGGGATTATCGACCCTGCCAAAGTCGTGCGTTCAGCTTTGCAAAACGCTGGTTCCATTGCTGGTTTGGTCTTAACCACCGAAGCGATCGTTGTTGAAAAGCCAGAGAAGAAATCCGCTGCTCCTGCCCCTGATATGGGTGGTATGGGCGGTATGGGTGGCATGGGCGGCATGGGCGGCATGGGCGGCATGGGTATGTTCTAA
- the corA gene encoding magnesium/cobalt transporter CorA gives MARKLRRLPKLLTKLYEDEFHHQPGTIPGTIFIDADAPPPIIFLIDYNQTNFIREQIETPEECVPYLDAESVSWVDVQGLGSQDILQRLGKVFELHPLVLEDIVNVPERPKTEDYEDQLLFIARMVVAKEKICGFYSEQVSLILGKNYLLTVQEEPEHDCFEGVRSRIEKNKGIIRKQGADYLAYAVLDAIIDGFFPVLELYGERIEELEEEVVVRPTPQTLQNIYQIRRELLQLRRAIWPQRDAINSLIRDGSELISEEVRIYLRDCYDHTVQVMDMVETYRELASGLMDVYLSAVSNKMNEIMKVLTIVSTIFIPLTFVAGIYGMNFDTEKSPYNMPELNWYWGYPLCWAVMIAIAVSLLFFFWRRGWLQNSVVIKRN, from the coding sequence ATGGCACGAAAACTACGTCGTCTTCCTAAACTACTCACCAAGCTCTATGAAGATGAGTTCCATCACCAACCAGGGACTATACCTGGAACCATTTTTATTGATGCAGATGCTCCACCACCAATAATTTTTTTGATTGACTATAACCAAACCAATTTCATCCGCGAACAAATAGAAACTCCAGAGGAGTGTGTTCCCTATCTTGACGCAGAATCGGTTTCTTGGGTAGACGTGCAAGGTTTAGGTAGTCAAGATATATTACAACGATTGGGTAAAGTTTTTGAATTACATCCTCTAGTTTTAGAAGATATAGTCAATGTGCCAGAACGTCCCAAAACAGAGGATTATGAAGACCAATTGTTATTTATTGCTCGGATGGTAGTAGCAAAGGAAAAAATATGTGGTTTTTATAGCGAGCAAGTGAGTTTGATATTAGGAAAAAATTATCTGCTGACAGTCCAAGAAGAACCAGAACATGATTGTTTTGAAGGAGTGCGATCGCGAATTGAAAAAAATAAAGGTATCATCCGTAAACAAGGAGCAGATTATTTAGCTTACGCTGTGTTAGATGCAATTATTGATGGCTTTTTCCCCGTACTGGAGCTTTATGGTGAGCGAATTGAAGAGTTAGAAGAGGAGGTAGTAGTCAGACCTACCCCACAAACACTACAAAATATTTATCAAATTAGGCGAGAATTACTGCAACTACGTCGTGCTATCTGGCCCCAGAGGGATGCAATTAATTCCTTGATTCGAGATGGGAGTGAATTGATTAGTGAAGAAGTGCGAATCTACCTGCGAGATTGTTATGACCATACAGTGCAAGTGATGGATATGGTAGAAACTTACCGAGAATTAGCATCTGGATTAATGGATGTGTATCTTTCGGCAGTGAGTAATAAAATGAATGAAATCATGAAGGTGCTAACGATAGTTTCAACAATCTTTATCCCACTGACTTTTGTTGCAGGAATATATGGTATGAATTTCGATACGGAAAAATCGCCATATAATATGCCTGAATTGAATTGGTATTGGGGCTATCCACTTTGCTGGGCAGTAATGATAGCGATCGCAGTTAGTTTGCTATTCTTTTTTTGGCGAAGAGGGTGGCTACAAAATTCTGTAGTAATCAAGCGCAATTAA
- the rnc gene encoding ribonuclease III, translated as MPLAYPRRQRQLESLVQKLGLSLEAPIKWELLDLALTHPTVSDSANYEQLEFVGDAVVRLVSAVVLWENYPDCPVGDFAAIRSVLVSDRILAQLARVYGLELYLLVAGSATADKVGLESRLADAFEAVLGALYLSTQNLELIRSWLDPHFQQLTTEIRLDPARLNYKAALQEWTQAQFKVLPEYRVVEVTQPHRNQERFMAEVWLHGNKLGEGKGRSIKTAEQAAAKVAFLAIPNPQIP; from the coding sequence ATGCCCCTTGCCTATCCACGCCGTCAACGGCAACTCGAAAGTTTAGTCCAAAAATTAGGTTTGTCGCTAGAAGCACCTATAAAGTGGGAATTGCTGGATTTAGCGCTCACTCATCCCACTGTCTCTGATTCAGCAAATTATGAACAGCTAGAGTTTGTTGGCGATGCAGTGGTGCGCCTGGTGTCGGCTGTTGTGTTATGGGAAAATTATCCCGATTGTCCAGTAGGGGATTTTGCGGCAATTCGTTCGGTGTTGGTAAGCGATCGCATCCTCGCCCAATTGGCCAGAGTTTATGGTTTGGAGTTATACTTACTAGTCGCTGGCAGTGCTACCGCTGATAAAGTTGGTCTAGAGTCACGACTGGCAGATGCTTTTGAAGCAGTTCTGGGTGCGCTTTACTTAAGTACTCAAAATCTGGAATTGATTCGCTCTTGGCTAGATCCCCACTTCCAACAACTAACGACAGAAATTCGCCTCGATCCTGCCAGACTTAATTACAAAGCTGCTCTCCAAGAATGGACTCAGGCGCAATTTAAAGTTTTACCAGAATATCGTGTTGTGGAAGTCACTCAACCGCACCGTAATCAAGAACGTTTTATGGCTGAAGTGTGGCTGCACGGAAATAAACTCGGAGAAGGTAAAGGGCGATCGATCAAAACTGCTGAACAAGCCGCAGCTAAGGTGGCTTTTTTAGCAATACCTAACCCGCAAATACCCTGA
- a CDS encoding Gfo/Idh/MocA family oxidoreductase, with product MTNQIKIAVIGVGRWGVHLLRNFLAHPQVDVVAVVDPHPERLAAVKQQFNLDENVILTTQWEDLKKVPGLTGVAIATPAITHYALIKDSLQEGYHVLAEKPLTLDPAECRELCQLAEQHHLILMVDHTYLFHPAVEQGQSVVQAGKLGDLRYGYATRTHLGPVRQDVDALWDLAIHDIAIFNAWLGQIPVKVQATGTVWLQGAALRLRSVTGEQGSKGAEEKKDINSPLPQGLADLVWLTLTYPDGFQAYIHLCWLNPDKQRRLGIVGSLGSLIFDEMSQLSPLTLLHGEFEQQGNNFIPVNQKQIVLELEPGEPLGRVCSCFVDSIFNNTPSEISSGWVGTQLVEILAALTVSLEQGGKPVFLNNCSQV from the coding sequence ATGACAAACCAAATTAAAATTGCTGTTATCGGAGTTGGGCGTTGGGGAGTGCATCTGCTGCGGAATTTCTTAGCACATCCTCAAGTAGATGTAGTTGCTGTAGTAGATCCCCATCCAGAACGATTAGCGGCGGTTAAACAGCAGTTTAATTTAGATGAAAATGTAATATTGACAACCCAGTGGGAAGATTTAAAAAAAGTGCCAGGGTTGACAGGGGTGGCGATCGCAACTCCTGCCATCACCCACTATGCTTTAATTAAAGACTCTCTACAAGAGGGATACCATGTTTTAGCAGAAAAACCCCTAACTCTTGATCCCGCAGAATGTCGGGAACTTTGCCAGTTAGCAGAGCAGCATCATTTAATACTCATGGTTGACCACACTTATTTATTTCATCCAGCAGTTGAGCAAGGGCAAAGTGTAGTACAAGCGGGTAAATTAGGTGATTTACGCTATGGCTACGCGACACGCACCCATTTAGGGCCTGTTCGGCAAGATGTTGATGCGCTGTGGGATTTAGCTATTCACGATATTGCTATCTTTAACGCTTGGCTGGGTCAGATTCCTGTGAAAGTACAAGCTACGGGTACGGTGTGGCTACAGGGAGCAGCACTTCGACTACGCTCAGTTACCGGGGAGCAAGGGAGCAAGGGAGCAGAGGAGAAGAAAGATATAAATTCTCCTCTGCCTCAAGGTTTGGCCGATCTGGTATGGTTGACACTGACATACCCAGATGGCTTTCAAGCTTATATTCATTTGTGTTGGTTAAATCCTGATAAGCAGCGACGGCTGGGGATTGTAGGTAGCCTTGGTAGTTTGATTTTTGATGAAATGTCGCAATTATCACCTCTAACGCTGCTGCATGGGGAGTTTGAACAGCAGGGTAATAATTTTATTCCGGTAAATCAAAAGCAGATAGTGCTGGAATTAGAGCCAGGGGAACCATTGGGGCGAGTTTGCTCTTGTTTTGTTGACTCTATCTTCAACAATACTCCCTCAGAGATTTCGTCTGGCTGGGTAGGCACACAGTTAGTAGAAATTCTTGCTGCTCTGACAGTATCTCTTGAACAAGGCGGCAAACCTGTTTTTCTAAACAACTGCTCTCAAGTCTAA
- a CDS encoding ATP-binding protein, translating into MTNSRQSSFRRILVTRILLLFVPVLLVGEIVALNKARTSILRTARQNLTESAISKGERIGDAIAILKANLQSVSKTTVIPSDSPIQEQELLKQLKQQLPASIECIQLTDLQNQKIVASSCGDQAIGELRLPFPSDGINVKAIFPPKAGMTGKRNTQNQLQIVLSAPIFDSRRSSVYSLSIQSALYQQTRNPPGSLTGAMVVIAEDGTILAHPFTDWVGTNINQHPHASQIKSIIKNAITGKNDSINLSFTQGEELVAGYTAIANPLTQEQQQKWIILAVTSVDNALFGLEEIKLILIVLTVGLIGASLLASLYLAPYLARPVEELRDYALNIHSHHAAQPVPHNFQIREFNQLAQALDQMVERLKAGSEELEIAWKEAKSANQIKSQFLATTSHELRNPLNIIINCIRLVEEGLCDDREEEMEFLKRADETTIHLLGIINDLLDISKIEAGKLSVVSTPIDLRQLLLEVINLQSVNVQQKGLQLKCELASKVIPIKADAGKLKQVLINVIGNATKFTDTGSITIATEIQSSNGKSQVVVAVKDTGIGIDPTQQHKLFRPFVMVNGTTTRQFEGTGLGLAISRNLIELMGGSITLESAGLYQGTTLKITLPLIDISLLAVPNKEANVGDLGFSSANEPVKASRYPNLQESGGSSSLAINKSVKVEVDKEKFPKSQLLFGNETCEIRLSPLQTILVSLPKGGVCVNGTFER; encoded by the coding sequence ATGACTAATTCCCGCCAATCTTCCTTTCGTCGAATTTTAGTAACGAGAATATTGCTGCTGTTTGTTCCAGTTTTACTTGTAGGGGAAATTGTTGCCTTGAATAAGGCACGTACTAGTATATTGAGAACTGCACGGCAAAATTTAACAGAAAGTGCCATCAGCAAAGGGGAGAGAATTGGTGATGCGATCGCAATCTTAAAAGCTAATTTGCAGAGTGTAAGTAAAACAACGGTTATTCCGTCGGATTCACCTATACAAGAGCAAGAACTTCTCAAGCAGTTAAAGCAACAACTTCCAGCCAGTATTGAGTGCATCCAATTAACGGATCTGCAAAACCAGAAAATAGTTGCCAGTAGCTGTGGGGATCAAGCTATTGGAGAATTGAGATTACCCTTCCCTAGTGACGGAATTAATGTCAAAGCAATCTTCCCGCCAAAAGCAGGAATGACTGGGAAAAGAAATACACAAAATCAACTGCAAATAGTTCTATCTGCACCAATCTTCGATAGCCGAAGAAGTTCAGTTTACAGTTTAAGTATTCAGTCTGCATTGTACCAACAAACCAGAAATCCGCCGGGATCGCTCACGGGCGCTATGGTAGTAATTGCTGAAGATGGAACAATTTTGGCACACCCATTCACCGATTGGGTGGGAACTAATATCAATCAGCACCCTCATGCTTCCCAAATCAAGAGCATAATTAAAAATGCAATTACGGGAAAAAATGATTCGATAAATTTGTCTTTTACACAGGGAGAAGAATTAGTAGCTGGCTATACAGCTATTGCAAATCCACTCACTCAAGAGCAGCAGCAAAAATGGATAATTTTAGCTGTTACTAGTGTCGATAATGCGCTTTTTGGTTTAGAGGAAATCAAATTAATTCTCATTGTTTTGACAGTTGGTTTGATTGGTGCAAGTTTGTTAGCATCTTTATACTTAGCTCCTTACTTGGCCCGTCCTGTAGAAGAATTGCGAGACTATGCTCTCAATATTCACTCTCACCATGCCGCACAACCAGTTCCGCACAATTTTCAAATTCGGGAATTCAATCAACTGGCCCAAGCATTAGACCAAATGGTAGAACGGCTGAAAGCTGGATCGGAAGAATTAGAAATAGCTTGGAAAGAAGCAAAAAGCGCTAACCAAATTAAAAGCCAGTTTTTGGCTACGACTTCCCATGAATTGAGAAACCCATTAAATATTATTATTAACTGTATTCGCCTGGTTGAAGAAGGCTTATGTGATGACCGGGAAGAAGAAATGGAGTTTCTCAAACGTGCCGATGAAACAACGATTCACTTGTTAGGTATTATTAATGATTTACTCGACATTTCTAAAATCGAAGCAGGTAAGCTTTCAGTTGTTTCCACGCCTATTGACCTCCGACAACTATTGTTAGAGGTAATTAATTTACAATCAGTTAATGTCCAACAAAAGGGCTTGCAATTGAAATGTGAGTTAGCTTCCAAAGTGATACCAATTAAGGCAGACGCGGGCAAACTGAAGCAAGTGCTGATTAATGTTATCGGCAACGCCACTAAGTTCACCGACACCGGAAGCATCACCATTGCTACAGAAATTCAATCTAGTAATGGTAAATCTCAGGTGGTAGTAGCTGTCAAAGATACAGGTATAGGCATCGATCCGACTCAACAGCACAAACTATTTCGCCCCTTTGTAATGGTGAATGGCACTACGACACGTCAGTTTGAAGGTACTGGACTGGGACTAGCAATTTCACGAAACTTAATCGAACTCATGGGAGGCAGTATTACTCTTGAGAGTGCGGGACTTTATCAAGGTACGACACTGAAAATTACCTTACCTTTGATTGATATCTCGCTGTTAGCTGTTCCAAATAAAGAAGCAAATGTCGGGGATTTGGGATTCTCCTCTGCGAATGAGCCAGTAAAGGCAAGCCGCTACCCCAACCTACAGGAGTCTGGAGGAAGTTCTTCTTTGGCAATCAACAAATCTGTGAAAGTAGAGGTAGACAAAGAAAAGTTCCCGAAGTCCCAGTTGCTATTTGGAAATGAGACTTGCGAGATTCGTCTTTCGCCCTTGCAAACTATTTTGGTAAGTCTTCCAAAAGGAGGAGTTTGTGTGAATGGGACTTTTGAAAGGTAA
- a CDS encoding RibD family protein → MLQHRPHTTVVLAMSADGKISDFKRSPARFGSKVDKAHLEKQIAASDAVLFGAGTLDAYGTTLTVTDPTLVQLRAQGGKPQQPVHIVITNSANLNPEIHFFKQPVRRWLLTTTAGEFSWKERLQTLHSTLGIGVQEYPSEFEKILVFETPTLEIDIPAALKYLATLHITRLAILGGGELVASLLELDLIDELWLTVCPLILGGNTAPTPVEGKGFLPDLAPKLQLIEVHTVEQEVFLHYRLQRPAD, encoded by the coding sequence ATGTTACAACATCGTCCTCATACTACAGTTGTTTTAGCAATGAGTGCAGATGGCAAGATATCAGATTTTAAGCGATCGCCTGCTCGGTTCGGCTCAAAGGTTGATAAAGCACACTTAGAAAAACAAATTGCTGCCTCTGATGCCGTTTTATTCGGTGCTGGTACTCTGGACGCATACGGAACAACACTTACTGTAACCGATCCAACTCTAGTGCAACTCCGGGCACAAGGAGGGAAGCCTCAGCAACCAGTTCATATAGTGATTACAAACTCTGCAAACCTTAATCCGGAAATTCACTTTTTTAAGCAACCAGTTAGACGCTGGCTACTCACGACAACAGCAGGAGAATTTTCGTGGAAAGAACGCTTACAGACGCTTCACTCAACGTTGGGAATCGGAGTACAGGAGTACCCTTCAGAATTTGAGAAGATTCTGGTTTTTGAAACACCAACGCTAGAAATTGACATTCCCGCAGCTTTAAAGTATCTAGCCACTCTACATATAACACGCTTGGCGATCTTGGGTGGAGGTGAATTAGTCGCTTCTTTGCTGGAATTAGACTTAATTGATGAATTATGGCTAACTGTCTGTCCGCTGATTTTAGGTGGTAATACTGCACCCACACCGGTCGAAGGGAAAGGATTTTTACCTGATTTGGCTCCCAAGTTACAACTCATAGAAGTTCATACAGTTGAGCAAGAAGTGTTTTTGCACTATCGTCTGCAACGACCAGCAGATTAG
- a CDS encoding GNAT family N-acetyltransferase: protein MVEQLKPRYSVVWTNKIAEVPQNAWNALAMPLKTPFLEWEWLNNLETSQSVTAKTGWLPNHLTLWRDKTLIAAAPLYLKGHSSGEFVFDHQWAELADRIGVQYYPKLLGMTPFTPAEGYRFLIAPGEDEDEITALMVHEIDTFCSKNRISGCHFLYVDPQWRPMLERHGFTTWLHHSYIWENAGFKTFDDYLKVFNANQRRNIKRERKAVEKAGLRLQPLSGDQIPQSLFPLMHQFYADTCDKFGWWGSKYLTRRFFEQLHTDYRHRVLFVAAYSEEDNSHPLGMSFCLFKDDKLYGRYWGSFQEIDCLHFDACYYAPIEWAIANNIQIFDPGAGGRHKKRRGFPAMPNHSLHRFYNNRLGQIIRPYIKEVNQLEQQQIEAINAELPFSNRDS from the coding sequence ATGGTGGAACAACTTAAGCCTCGCTATTCTGTCGTTTGGACGAACAAAATCGCTGAAGTACCCCAAAATGCTTGGAATGCTTTGGCAATGCCACTCAAAACGCCATTTTTAGAATGGGAGTGGCTGAATAATCTCGAAACTTCCCAGAGTGTTACGGCTAAAACTGGTTGGTTGCCAAATCACTTGACATTGTGGCGAGATAAAACGCTGATTGCTGCTGCGCCACTCTATCTTAAAGGACATAGTTCTGGTGAATTTGTTTTCGATCACCAATGGGCAGAGTTAGCCGATCGCATCGGAGTCCAATATTACCCAAAATTGCTGGGAATGACACCATTTACGCCAGCAGAAGGTTATCGCTTCTTAATCGCCCCAGGAGAAGACGAGGATGAAATCACAGCGCTGATGGTGCATGAAATTGACACTTTTTGCTCCAAAAACCGGATTTCTGGGTGTCATTTTCTCTACGTCGATCCCCAATGGCGGCCGATGCTGGAACGGCATGGCTTTACAACTTGGCTGCACCACAGCTATATATGGGAAAATGCTGGTTTTAAAACTTTTGATGATTACTTGAAGGTGTTTAACGCCAATCAACGCCGCAATATCAAGCGGGAACGCAAAGCTGTGGAGAAAGCAGGTTTACGATTGCAACCACTGAGTGGCGATCAAATACCTCAGTCTTTGTTTCCCTTGATGCACCAATTCTATGCTGACACCTGTGATAAGTTTGGCTGGTGGGGTAGCAAGTATCTCACACGGAGATTTTTTGAGCAGCTACACACCGATTATCGCCATCGAGTCTTGTTTGTTGCCGCATATAGCGAGGAAGATAATTCTCATCCTTTAGGAATGTCTTTTTGTTTATTTAAAGATGACAAACTCTATGGACGCTATTGGGGGAGTTTTCAAGAAATAGATTGCTTACATTTTGATGCTTGTTATTATGCACCGATTGAGTGGGCGATCGCTAACAATATCCAAATTTTTGATCCTGGCGCGGGTGGACGACATAAAAAACGCCGTGGTTTCCCCGCTATGCCCAATCACAGTTTGCACCGCTTTTACAATAATCGTTTAGGACAAATTATCCGTCCCTATATTAAGGAAGTGAACCAACTCGAACAGCAGCAGATTGAGGCAATTAATGCAGAGTTGCCATTTAGTAACCGAGATTCTTAA
- a CDS encoding DUF4346 domain-containing protein, whose amino-acid sequence MDLILEDLAAIDDKLSQRHIDLDPGGYFIIYLDRDAGLIYAKHFTNVIDDRGLAVDPETGKVIPAREKVERTHTTVFSARTAKELCVKIFEETQPTLVTQLDHAAYLGREFVRAEVALVTRQEYVQD is encoded by the coding sequence ATGGATTTAATACTTGAAGATTTAGCCGCAATTGATGATAAACTTTCCCAGCGTCATATTGACCTCGATCCCGGTGGATATTTCATTATTTACTTAGATCGAGATGCAGGATTAATTTATGCCAAGCATTTTACAAATGTGATTGACGATCGCGGTTTAGCTGTCGATCCCGAAACGGGAAAGGTTATTCCAGCGCGAGAAAAGGTAGAACGAACTCATACAACAGTTTTTAGCGCGAGGACGGCGAAAGAACTTTGCGTGAAAATTTTTGAAGAAACTCAGCCCACTTTGGTAACTCAATTAGATCATGCAGCTTATTTAGGTCGAGAATTTGTCCGGGCTGAGGTAGCTTTAGTTACACGGCAAGAGTATGTTCAAGATTAA